From the Streptomyces nigrescens genome, one window contains:
- a CDS encoding sugar ABC transporter substrate-binding protein: MRTSVECRRIRLIGTLVATVTAAGLLLISCGGDGSPPSPTESGKITLTEMDYYSSEPGRSALAKQLTRCGKPAGVTIKRQIVPDLRTKVLQLANSRALPDLILLDNPDLQQLAATGALADLGAAGVKTDGMYPNIVAAGKYQGKQYGVAPGVNQLALYYNTSMLEKAGIKPPATWDELRIAAKKLAQGDKVHGIGFAVPATEEGSFQFESFFFSAGASLKKLDSPEAVSALSLLKDLVASGSAPKDVLSWNQMNVGEQFANGSLAMMINGPWELPLLRKAGMKDFGIVPVPAPAGGTSSGALGGEVWAAGSGGDKSRKAAEVIKCMVSKGNSLEWAKLTNYVPSDPEVAAEFSAAVPAMKTFVETIGSAKSRTAEVGPDYPKYSQALWTAVQAALSGSKSPGAALTDAQKQATQ; this comes from the coding sequence ATGCGCACCTCTGTTGAATGCCGTCGCATCCGGTTAATCGGGACTTTGGTGGCGACGGTCACCGCAGCCGGCCTGCTGCTGATTTCCTGCGGTGGTGATGGCTCGCCGCCCAGTCCCACCGAAAGCGGCAAGATCACTCTCACCGAAATGGACTATTACAGTTCCGAACCCGGGCGGAGTGCCCTGGCCAAGCAGCTCACTCGGTGCGGCAAGCCGGCGGGGGTCACCATCAAGCGGCAGATTGTGCCGGACCTGCGCACAAAAGTGCTCCAGTTGGCGAACAGTCGGGCGCTACCGGACCTGATTCTCCTGGACAATCCTGACCTACAGCAGCTCGCCGCCACGGGAGCGCTCGCCGACCTCGGCGCGGCTGGTGTGAAGACCGACGGAATGTATCCGAACATCGTCGCCGCGGGTAAATACCAGGGTAAGCAGTACGGTGTGGCGCCCGGTGTGAACCAGTTGGCGCTCTACTACAACACGTCGATGCTTGAGAAGGCGGGCATCAAACCGCCCGCCACGTGGGATGAGTTGCGCATCGCGGCCAAGAAGCTGGCTCAGGGCGACAAGGTGCACGGAATCGGCTTTGCCGTGCCGGCCACGGAAGAAGGCAGTTTCCAGTTCGAGTCCTTCTTCTTCAGCGCTGGTGCCTCCCTGAAGAAGCTCGATTCGCCGGAGGCCGTGTCGGCGCTGAGTCTCCTGAAGGACCTGGTCGCCTCCGGTTCTGCGCCCAAGGACGTGCTCAGCTGGAATCAGATGAATGTCGGGGAGCAATTCGCAAACGGTTCGCTGGCTATGATGATCAATGGTCCCTGGGAGCTGCCCCTGTTACGAAAGGCAGGCATGAAGGATTTTGGTATCGTGCCGGTGCCCGCCCCGGCCGGGGGTACCTCCTCCGGTGCGCTCGGCGGTGAGGTGTGGGCGGCCGGCAGCGGTGGGGACAAGTCTCGCAAGGCAGCCGAGGTCATCAAGTGCATGGTGTCGAAGGGCAACAGTCTGGAGTGGGCCAAGCTCACCAATTACGTGCCGTCCGACCCGGAGGTGGCCGCGGAATTCAGTGCTGCTGTGCCCGCGATGAAGACATTCGTGGAGACCATCGGAAGCGCCAAGAGCCGCACGGCGGAAGTCGGGCCGGATTATCCGAAGTACTCGCAGGCGCTGTGGACCGCGGTGCAGGCAGCATTGTCAGGGAGCAAGTCGCCCGGCGCGGCGCTGACTGACGCCCAGAAGCAGGCGACGCAATGA
- a CDS encoding VOC family protein — MTTPDELASVRYIVDDVAAAVHFYTTHLGFTLHTNPAPAFADVVRGPLRLLLSGPASSGARATPDDATAPGRNRIHLIVDDLDTEIDQLRAAGLSFRSDVIAGPGGRQILLTDPAGNLIELFEPAPR; from the coding sequence GTGACAACACCCGACGAGCTCGCCAGCGTCCGCTACATCGTCGACGACGTGGCCGCCGCGGTCCACTTCTACACCACCCACCTCGGCTTCACTCTGCACACCAACCCCGCGCCTGCCTTCGCCGACGTGGTCCGCGGCCCGTTGCGACTGCTGCTGTCCGGGCCGGCGAGCTCCGGCGCCAGGGCCACGCCCGATGACGCCACCGCGCCGGGCCGCAACCGCATCCATCTCATTGTGGACGACCTCGACACCGAGATCGACCAACTGCGCGCCGCCGGGCTGTCCTTCCGCAGCGACGTCATCGCGGGCCCCGGTGGACGCCAGATCCTGCTGACAGACCCGGCCGGCAACCTCATCGAACTGTTCGAGCCTGCCCCGCGCTGA
- a CDS encoding cytochrome P450 has protein sequence MTTTHTPDTLHRILDHSSRADPYPLYAELRKTPVALQEDGSYVISTYRELTGILHDPHLSSDVRHLSRPMPAAEAHTTPSFINLDPPEHDRLRRLAMRHFGPPHTPGLVTGMEPDLTAVVNGLIDDFAGKERIDIVDDFAYPFPVTVICHLLGVPREDEPRFHVWVNAIVDSLDYNPKTDPKEKLDNGMQARNDLTQYLGGLLEQRHGRPGDDLLARMANDDGPEGRMTDDEIVSTANLLLIAGHETTVNLITNGMLTLLRHPQILQRLRDEPDLIVPLVEELLRYEPPVHIIPWRAAYSDISIADTVIPKGSQIMLMLASGSRDPARFHDPDRFNPDRQDNQHLGFGSGIHLCFGGPMARLETQTALTALVRRLERPTLVTDPPPYRPSPILRGPIHLHIKQS, from the coding sequence ATGACCACGACCCACACGCCCGACACCCTGCACCGGATCCTCGACCACTCCTCCCGCGCCGACCCCTACCCGCTCTACGCCGAACTGCGCAAGACACCAGTGGCCCTCCAGGAGGACGGCAGCTACGTCATCAGCACCTACCGCGAACTCACCGGCATCCTGCACGACCCACACCTGAGCTCCGACGTCCGCCACCTGTCACGGCCCATGCCCGCGGCCGAAGCACACACCACACCCTCGTTCATCAACCTCGACCCGCCCGAGCACGACCGCCTGCGACGCCTGGCCATGCGTCACTTCGGCCCCCCGCACACCCCGGGCCTGGTGACCGGCATGGAACCCGACCTGACCGCCGTCGTCAACGGCCTGATCGACGACTTCGCGGGCAAGGAGCGGATCGACATCGTCGACGACTTCGCCTACCCGTTCCCCGTGACCGTGATCTGCCACCTGCTCGGTGTGCCGCGCGAGGACGAACCACGGTTCCACGTGTGGGTGAACGCCATCGTCGACTCGCTCGACTACAACCCCAAGACCGACCCGAAGGAGAAACTCGACAACGGTATGCAGGCCAGGAATGACCTGACCCAATACCTCGGCGGACTGCTGGAACAACGCCACGGCCGGCCCGGCGACGACCTCCTGGCACGGATGGCCAACGACGACGGACCCGAGGGACGCATGACCGACGACGAAATCGTCAGCACCGCCAACCTGCTGCTCATCGCCGGCCACGAGACCACCGTCAACCTCATCACCAACGGCATGCTCACCCTGCTGCGCCACCCGCAGATACTGCAACGGCTGCGCGACGAACCGGACCTGATCGTGCCGCTCGTCGAGGAACTGCTGCGCTATGAGCCCCCCGTGCACATCATTCCCTGGCGAGCGGCATACAGCGACATCAGCATCGCCGACACCGTCATCCCCAAGGGCTCGCAGATCATGCTCATGCTCGCCTCAGGCAGCCGCGACCCGGCCCGCTTCCACGACCCCGACCGCTTCAACCCCGACCGACAGGACAACCAGCACCTGGGCTTCGGCAGCGGCATCCACCTGTGCTTCGGCGGCCCGATGGCCCGGCTGGAGACCCAAACCGCACTGACCGCGCTCGTACGGCGCCTGGAACGACCCACACTGGTCACCGACCCACCGCCCTACCGGCCCAGCCCCATCCTGCGAGGCCCCATCCACCTGCACATCAAACAGAGCTGA
- a CDS encoding NAD(P)/FAD-dependent oxidoreductase: MGSADTLQAFRRDGRIVIVGASLAGLRAAEALREEGFTGSLTMIGDELGEPYDRPPLSKQVLTGWVPAGNTTLPRRRDIDAQWLLGVPADGLDLATNHVHLADGRDVPFDRVLISTGVRARPWFVEAEAALDGVFVVRTREHAESLQRAMAAGPSRVLIIGAGFTGSEIASICRERDIPVTVAELAPAPLVGALGAMIGGVAADMQRAHGVDLRCGVKVTKLEGDAQGHFRRAHFSDGTTIDADVAVVALGGIRNTEWLRGSGLAAGPWGIACDTGCRALDLNGLITDDIFVAGDVARCPNPIYEYRLISLEHWVNAVEQAKVAAHNMLSAQADRWPHLSIPTFWSIQFGVNIKSVGVPTFADEVVVTQGSVPDHRFVAAYGYQGRVTAAVSFNNAKWLDHYRQLIETAAPFPPPCPTPDEPADAKPVPVDFPSPKLLAQGATVVVTGHDPGERRVTAAWQHHQ; encoded by the coding sequence ATGGGCAGCGCCGACACCTTGCAAGCGTTCCGGCGGGACGGCCGCATCGTGATCGTCGGGGCGTCACTGGCGGGACTGCGGGCCGCGGAGGCCCTGCGTGAGGAGGGCTTCACCGGATCGCTGACCATGATCGGCGACGAGCTGGGCGAGCCCTACGACCGGCCCCCGCTGTCCAAGCAGGTACTGACCGGGTGGGTGCCGGCCGGGAACACCACGCTGCCGCGACGCCGTGACATCGATGCGCAGTGGCTGCTGGGCGTGCCCGCCGATGGGCTGGACCTGGCGACCAATCACGTACATCTCGCCGACGGCCGAGATGTTCCCTTCGACCGCGTGCTGATCTCCACCGGAGTGCGGGCCCGGCCCTGGTTCGTCGAGGCCGAGGCCGCCCTGGACGGCGTGTTCGTCGTCCGCACCCGCGAGCACGCCGAGAGCCTGCAGCGGGCGATGGCGGCGGGGCCCTCCCGCGTACTGATCATCGGCGCGGGCTTCACCGGCTCCGAGATCGCCTCCATCTGCCGCGAGCGGGACATCCCGGTGACCGTCGCCGAACTCGCACCGGCCCCGCTGGTCGGCGCACTCGGCGCCATGATCGGTGGGGTCGCGGCGGACATGCAGCGCGCCCACGGCGTCGACCTGCGCTGCGGCGTCAAAGTCACCAAGCTGGAAGGCGACGCCCAGGGGCACTTCCGTCGCGCCCACTTCTCCGACGGCACCACCATCGATGCCGACGTGGCGGTGGTGGCGCTCGGCGGCATCCGCAACACCGAGTGGCTGCGCGGCTCGGGACTGGCGGCAGGCCCATGGGGCATCGCCTGCGACACGGGCTGCCGCGCCCTCGACCTCAACGGCCTGATCACCGACGACATCTTCGTCGCCGGAGACGTGGCACGCTGCCCGAACCCGATCTACGAATACCGACTCATCTCACTGGAACACTGGGTCAACGCCGTGGAGCAAGCCAAAGTCGCGGCGCACAACATGCTCAGCGCCCAGGCGGACCGCTGGCCACACCTGTCCATCCCGACGTTCTGGTCGATCCAGTTCGGCGTCAACATCAAGTCCGTCGGTGTGCCGACCTTCGCCGACGAGGTCGTCGTCACCCAGGGGTCCGTGCCCGACCACCGCTTCGTCGCCGCATACGGCTATCAGGGCCGCGTCACCGCGGCAGTCAGCTTCAACAACGCCAAGTGGCTCGACCATTACCGGCAGTTGATCGAGACGGCCGCGCCCTTCCCTCCCCCCTGCCCCACACCCGACGAGCCCGCCGACGCAAAACCCGTGCCCGTCGACTTCCCCAGCCCCAAGCTGCTCGCCCAGGGCGCCACCGTGGTCGTCACCGGCCACGACCCAGGAGAGCGGCGTGTCACCGCCGCGTGGCAGCACCACCAGTAG
- a CDS encoding ferredoxin, whose protein sequence is MKVVVDLSRCQGYAQCAFLAPDAFRMHGEEALMYNPQPDDVQREQVLRAAAACPLQAILVDQLEGQDAPVEASP, encoded by the coding sequence ATGAAAGTTGTCGTTGATCTTTCCCGGTGTCAGGGATATGCGCAGTGCGCGTTCCTGGCTCCGGACGCTTTCCGGATGCACGGCGAGGAAGCGCTGATGTACAACCCGCAGCCCGACGACGTCCAGCGCGAACAGGTGCTGCGCGCCGCGGCGGCCTGCCCGCTCCAGGCCATTCTGGTCGACCAGCTGGAGGGGCAGGACGCACCGGTGGAGGCGTCGCCGTGA
- a CDS encoding SDR family oxidoreductase, producing the protein MAAKVENRGTTSAQLLRGQKALVTGANSGIGLATAVALGRAGADVVVNYVVGAHEAENVVKEIESFGVRAYAHEADVSDEDQVTAMVARMVEEFGTIDIMVANAGLQRDAAVTEMTLAQWQKVIDVNLTGQFLCAREAAKEFIRRGVVEEVSRSAGKIICMSSVHQIIPWSGHVNYASSKGGVGMLMTTLAQELAPQRIRVNAVAPGAIRTPINRDAWSTPEAEADLLRLIPYRRVGDPDDIANAVVAMASDLLDYVVGTTLFVDGGMTLFPGFATGG; encoded by the coding sequence GTGGCAGCAAAAGTCGAGAACCGCGGGACCACGTCCGCGCAGCTTCTCAGGGGCCAGAAGGCGCTGGTGACCGGCGCCAACTCGGGCATCGGCCTGGCGACCGCCGTTGCCCTGGGCCGGGCCGGAGCGGACGTCGTGGTGAACTACGTCGTCGGCGCGCACGAGGCAGAGAATGTCGTGAAGGAGATCGAGAGCTTCGGGGTCCGCGCCTACGCCCATGAAGCCGACGTGTCCGATGAGGACCAGGTGACCGCCATGGTCGCGCGGATGGTCGAGGAGTTCGGCACCATCGACATCATGGTGGCCAACGCGGGCCTCCAGCGGGACGCGGCCGTGACGGAGATGACGCTCGCCCAGTGGCAGAAGGTCATCGACGTCAACCTGACCGGCCAGTTCCTGTGCGCGCGGGAGGCCGCCAAGGAGTTCATCCGGCGCGGCGTGGTGGAGGAGGTCTCCCGTTCGGCCGGAAAGATCATCTGTATGAGCTCGGTCCACCAGATCATCCCGTGGTCGGGCCATGTGAACTACGCGTCCTCCAAGGGCGGCGTGGGCATGCTGATGACAACCCTCGCCCAGGAGCTGGCTCCCCAGCGGATCAGGGTCAACGCGGTCGCACCCGGAGCCATCCGCACGCCGATCAACCGCGACGCCTGGTCCACGCCCGAGGCCGAGGCCGACCTGCTGCGCCTGATCCCGTACCGCCGCGTGGGCGACCCGGACGACATCGCCAACGCCGTCGTCGCCATGGCGTCCGACCTGCTCGACTACGTCGTCGGCACCACGCTCTTCGTCGACGGCGGAATGACGCTCTTCCCCGGCTTCGCCACCGGAGGCTGA
- a CDS encoding cytochrome ubiquinol oxidase subunit I: MLSTAALLANDAPAQLLPARELMAFTLASHILLVPFGVALPFITLLMHHRALRRNNPVALTLARRWSAVMAVQFAIGIVTGTVLSFEFGLLWPGMMGRWGDVFGLGFGVEAWAFFLEAVLIAIYLYGWRRLKPWTHFWLAVPLPLAALMGAFGIIAANSWMNTPQGFSLDAQGKPVHVDVRQAVFTPIFGPEYWHFVVAMLLTAGYVVAGVYAVGWLRGRRDRYHRLGFTVPFTVAAILTPVQFMLGDSAARAVFHKQPIKFAAMEIVWKTDTHVPEYMFGRLHPDGTISGGLKIPQLDSVLAGFSTKTKVTGLSSVAASDRPTATQATIAHWAFDIMVTIGSALILLALWYAWSWWRHRDNPGSRWFYRCAAIAGIACLVTVECGWITTEVGRQPWIVYHHMRVSEAVTSTGAGALWAMFGIVMAVYVAVFGAFLAVVLKMRTRWRIADEGSAAVHAELPPEADTPYGPRSEPEPSAAGAPPAGGSDHTPGGAS; this comes from the coding sequence ATGCTCAGCACAGCTGCCCTTCTGGCGAACGACGCCCCGGCCCAGCTCCTTCCCGCCCGAGAGCTCATGGCCTTCACCCTGGCCTCGCACATCCTGCTGGTCCCGTTCGGCGTGGCACTGCCGTTCATCACGTTGCTCATGCACCACCGGGCGCTCCGCCGCAACAACCCCGTCGCCCTCACGCTCGCCCGGCGCTGGTCGGCGGTGATGGCCGTCCAGTTCGCCATCGGCATCGTCACCGGCACCGTGCTGTCCTTCGAGTTCGGCCTACTGTGGCCCGGCATGATGGGCCGCTGGGGCGACGTCTTCGGACTCGGGTTCGGCGTCGAGGCATGGGCGTTCTTCCTGGAGGCCGTCCTGATCGCGATCTACCTCTACGGCTGGCGCCGGCTCAAGCCCTGGACGCACTTCTGGCTGGCCGTACCGCTCCCGCTGGCGGCCCTGATGGGGGCGTTCGGCATCATCGCGGCCAACTCCTGGATGAACACCCCCCAGGGGTTCAGCCTCGACGCACAGGGCAAGCCGGTCCACGTCGACGTGCGGCAGGCGGTCTTCACACCGATCTTCGGCCCGGAGTACTGGCACTTCGTGGTCGCGATGCTCCTGACCGCGGGCTACGTGGTCGCCGGTGTGTACGCGGTCGGCTGGCTGCGCGGGCGCCGCGACCGCTACCACCGGCTCGGCTTCACCGTGCCTTTCACGGTTGCCGCGATCCTCACACCGGTTCAGTTCATGCTCGGCGACTCCGCCGCTCGCGCCGTCTTCCACAAGCAGCCGATCAAGTTCGCCGCCATGGAGATCGTCTGGAAGACCGACACCCACGTACCGGAGTACATGTTCGGACGGCTGCACCCCGACGGGACGATCTCCGGCGGGCTCAAGATTCCCCAACTCGACTCGGTTCTCGCCGGCTTCAGCACGAAGACCAAGGTGACGGGCCTGTCGTCGGTCGCCGCGAGTGACCGCCCGACGGCGACTCAGGCCACCATCGCCCACTGGGCCTTCGACATCATGGTCACCATCGGCAGCGCGCTGATCCTGCTCGCGCTCTGGTACGCCTGGTCCTGGTGGCGACACCGGGACAACCCTGGCAGCCGCTGGTTCTACCGCTGCGCCGCGATCGCGGGAATCGCCTGCCTGGTCACCGTTGAGTGTGGGTGGATCACCACGGAGGTCGGGCGGCAGCCCTGGATCGTCTACCACCACATGAGGGTCTCGGAGGCGGTGACCAGTACTGGGGCCGGGGCGCTGTGGGCGATGTTCGGCATCGTCATGGCCGTGTACGTGGCCGTGTTCGGCGCGTTCCTGGCGGTCGTGCTGAAGATGCGCACCCGCTGGCGCATCGCTGACGAGGGCTCGGCCGCCGTACATGCCGAACTGCCACCGGAGGCCGACACACCCTATGGGCCCAGAAGCGAGCCCGAGCCCTCAGCTGCCGGGGCCCCGCCCGCCGGCGGGTCCGATCACACCCCTGGCGGTGCGTCGTAA
- a CDS encoding cytochrome d ubiquinol oxidase subunit II — MAAFIAWVLVLAIAAYACAGGTDYGAGFWDLLAGGAERGRRPRWLIDHAMAPVWEANNVWLIFVLVIMWTGFPTMFQAVFSAMWLPLALAAVGLVLRGAGFALRKPTRRLAQRRIYGAVFAISSLLTPFFLGTVLGGIAAGRVKVGTTASADAWANGTSVLVGLLAVAATAFLGAVFLCSDALRYGADDLVDYFRLRALIAFAAVVVLALIGLPVTRNDAGYVRDGLTGGPGLLLIILAAVCGLATVLLLWRRSYGGSRYTSVASVALTVGAWGFAQRPYVLPTSLTVAEAAGAAHTLRWLVIVTAIAIVLVGPALVLLYRLATMGELEELTDADTRAAGVPGDNL; from the coding sequence ATGGCCGCATTCATCGCATGGGTGCTGGTGCTCGCGATCGCCGCCTACGCCTGCGCCGGGGGCACCGACTACGGCGCGGGCTTCTGGGACCTCCTGGCCGGCGGCGCGGAGCGCGGCAGGCGGCCCCGCTGGCTGATCGACCACGCCATGGCACCGGTCTGGGAGGCCAACAACGTCTGGTTGATCTTCGTCCTGGTCATCATGTGGACCGGCTTCCCGACGATGTTCCAGGCCGTCTTCTCGGCGATGTGGCTGCCGCTCGCCCTCGCCGCCGTCGGCCTGGTGCTCCGCGGCGCCGGATTCGCCCTGCGCAAGCCGACCCGTCGCCTGGCCCAACGACGCATCTACGGCGCGGTGTTCGCCATCTCGTCACTGCTCACGCCGTTCTTCCTCGGGACGGTGCTCGGCGGCATCGCCGCGGGCCGGGTCAAGGTCGGCACGACCGCCTCCGCGGACGCCTGGGCCAACGGAACCTCCGTCCTCGTGGGACTGCTGGCCGTCGCCGCCACCGCGTTCCTCGGGGCGGTCTTCCTCTGCTCCGATGCCCTGAGGTACGGCGCCGACGACCTCGTCGACTACTTCCGCCTGCGGGCGCTGATCGCCTTCGCCGCGGTTGTCGTCCTCGCACTCATCGGCCTGCCCGTCACCCGCAACGACGCCGGTTACGTCCGGGACGGCCTCACCGGGGGCCCGGGCCTGCTCCTGATCATCCTGGCCGCGGTCTGCGGTCTGGCCACGGTCCTGCTCCTGTGGCGCCGCTCTTACGGAGGGTCCCGCTACACCTCGGTGGCGAGCGTCGCTCTGACCGTCGGCGCCTGGGGCTTCGCGCAGCGGCCTTATGTGCTGCCCACCTCGCTGACGGTGGCCGAGGCGGCCGGCGCCGCCCACACGCTGCGCTGGCTGGTGATCGTCACGGCCATCGCGATCGTGCTGGTCGGTCCGGCGCTGGTGCTGCTCTACCGGCTGGCCACCATGGGGGAGCTGGAGGAGCTCACCGACGCCGACACCCGGGCCGCCGGAGTCCCTGGGGACAACCTGTAG
- a CDS encoding GMC oxidoreductase, which produces MTDDQHYDVIIIGTGAGGGTLAHRLAPTGKRVLILERGGYLPRERDNWDSTAVFVKGKYRAPEFWYDKQGKEFPPEVNYYVGGNTKFYGAALFRLRPEDFGELRHHDGISPAWPIRYEDLEPYYTQAEHLYLVHGRHGEDPTGGPTSAQYAYPPVEHEARIQQLSDDLEKAGLHPFHLPIGVNLTQDEHGRATHDSVCIRCDRVDGFPCLMGAKSDAQVICVDPALSYGNVTMVTHAHVRRLETDATGRTVTRVVAELENGATEGFSADIVVVACGAVNSAVLLLRSANDKHPGGLANSSDVVGRHYMRHNNLALMAVSKEPNPTRFQKTLALNDWYLGADDWEYPLGGIQMLGKSDSDQIHGEAPRWAGAVSPDMPFEVLAHHAVDFWLCGEDLPLPGSRVTLDKDDAIHLALDEKNNIAALKRLQNKLQGMLGHLGMHEHHLLDHSIYLHKGMPIGATAHQAGTVRFGDDPRSSALDVHCKAHDLDNLYVVDTSFFPSIGAVNPSLTAIANALRVGDHIAARLG; this is translated from the coding sequence ATGACCGACGATCAGCACTACGACGTCATCATCATCGGTACGGGAGCCGGCGGCGGTACGCTCGCGCACCGGCTGGCCCCCACGGGGAAGCGGGTCCTGATCCTGGAACGCGGCGGCTACCTGCCGCGGGAGCGGGACAACTGGGACTCCACCGCCGTCTTCGTCAAGGGCAAGTACCGGGCCCCCGAGTTCTGGTACGACAAGCAGGGCAAGGAGTTCCCCCCGGAGGTGAACTACTACGTCGGCGGCAACACCAAGTTCTACGGCGCCGCGCTCTTCCGGCTCCGGCCCGAGGACTTCGGCGAACTGCGCCATCACGACGGCATCTCTCCGGCCTGGCCGATCCGCTACGAGGACCTGGAGCCGTACTACACCCAGGCCGAACACCTCTACCTGGTGCACGGCCGGCACGGCGAGGACCCCACCGGAGGGCCGACCAGCGCGCAGTACGCATACCCGCCGGTCGAGCACGAGGCGCGCATCCAGCAGCTCAGCGACGATCTGGAGAAGGCCGGCCTGCACCCCTTCCACCTGCCCATCGGCGTGAACCTCACCCAGGACGAGCACGGCCGGGCCACCCATGACAGCGTCTGCATCCGGTGCGACCGGGTCGACGGCTTCCCCTGCCTGATGGGCGCGAAGTCCGACGCGCAGGTGATCTGCGTCGACCCGGCGCTCTCGTACGGCAATGTCACGATGGTGACCCACGCCCATGTGCGGCGCTTGGAGACCGACGCGACCGGACGCACCGTCACCAGGGTCGTCGCCGAGCTCGAGAACGGAGCGACCGAGGGATTCAGCGCCGACATCGTGGTGGTCGCCTGCGGCGCGGTCAACTCCGCCGTCCTGCTGCTCCGTTCGGCCAACGACAAGCACCCCGGCGGCCTGGCCAACAGCTCGGACGTGGTGGGACGCCACTACATGCGTCACAACAACCTGGCCCTGATGGCGGTGTCGAAGGAGCCGAATCCCACCAGATTCCAGAAGACCCTGGCGCTGAACGACTGGTACCTGGGCGCGGACGACTGGGAGTATCCGCTCGGCGGCATTCAGATGCTCGGCAAGTCGGACTCCGACCAGATCCATGGCGAGGCGCCGCGCTGGGCCGGCGCGGTCTCGCCCGACATGCCCTTCGAGGTACTGGCGCACCACGCCGTCGACTTCTGGCTGTGCGGAGAGGACCTCCCGCTGCCCGGGAGCCGGGTCACCCTCGACAAGGACGACGCCATCCACCTGGCCCTCGACGAGAAGAACAACATCGCCGCGCTGAAGCGTCTCCAGAACAAGCTGCAGGGCATGCTCGGGCATCTGGGCATGCACGAGCACCACCTGCTGGATCACAGCATCTATCTGCACAAGGGCATGCCGATCGGCGCCACCGCGCACCAGGCCGGCACCGTGCGGTTCGGCGACGACCCGAGGAGTTCGGCCCTCGACGTCCATTGCAAGGCGCACGACCTCGACAACCTCTATGTCGTGGACACCAGCTTCTTCCCCAGCATCGGCGCCGTGAACCCGTCCCTGACCGCCATCGCCAACGCCCTGCGGGTCGGCGACCACATCGCCGCCCGGCTGGGCTGA
- a CDS encoding gluconokinase, translating to MPSVVVVMGVSGSGKSTVGRLLAQRLMVPFLEADDLHPAANRAKMAAGHPLDDEDRRPWLMSVADWIRRATHDGQGGVVACSALKHEYRDLFRQAGAGVWFLYLALDRATADRRVAGRMDHFMPARLLDSQYADLEPLRPDEPGLTVDATADPRTIVDEAVRTVREIG from the coding sequence ATGCCCTCGGTCGTGGTGGTCATGGGCGTCTCGGGGTCAGGGAAGTCGACCGTGGGAAGGCTACTCGCGCAGCGGCTCATGGTGCCCTTCCTGGAGGCGGACGACCTCCACCCGGCCGCGAACCGCGCCAAGATGGCCGCAGGCCACCCGCTCGACGACGAGGATCGCCGGCCGTGGCTGATGTCCGTCGCCGACTGGATCCGCAGGGCAACCCACGACGGCCAGGGCGGGGTGGTGGCGTGCTCGGCACTCAAGCACGAGTACCGGGATCTGTTCCGCCAGGCAGGCGCAGGCGTGTGGTTCCTGTATCTGGCGCTCGACCGGGCGACCGCCGACCGACGGGTCGCAGGCCGGATGGACCATTTCATGCCCGCCCGGCTGCTGGACTCCCAGTACGCCGACCTCGAACCGCTGCGGCCGGACGAGCCCGGCCTGACCGTCGATGCGACAGCCGACCCACGGACGATCGTCGACGAGGCGGTACGCACCGTGCGGGAGATCGGGTGA